From a region of the Candidatus Hydrogenedentota bacterium genome:
- a CDS encoding DUF502 domain-containing protein produces MNRIVRHIRHRLISGAIVLIPAGISLFVLSLLYRLTVGLVSSAVRPLFKELPGPAVAAISVFLLVTFLYLLGGLAANVFGRQILHAFERMIARVPIVDAVYGTAKQIVELFSAKPEAGRQTAVLVPFPHQDTRAMGFMTGEITLPSGERMATVFVPTTPNPTTGFLQMFPLADVYPLEADSDEAFQFIMSAGILRPPALREKDTP; encoded by the coding sequence ATGAACCGAATCGTTCGCCATATCCGGCACCGGTTGATCTCGGGGGCCATTGTCCTGATCCCCGCGGGCATCAGCCTTTTTGTGCTCTCCCTGCTTTACCGCCTCACCGTGGGCCTCGTGTCCTCCGCTGTGCGGCCCCTCTTCAAGGAACTCCCCGGGCCCGCCGTTGCCGCCATATCCGTTTTTCTCCTGGTCACGTTTCTGTACCTGCTCGGCGGCCTGGCCGCGAACGTCTTCGGACGCCAGATTCTCCATGCCTTTGAACGGATGATCGCGCGCGTACCAATCGTCGACGCCGTCTACGGCACCGCCAAGCAAATTGTCGAGCTGTTCAGCGCGAAACCGGAGGCCGGGCGGCAAACCGCCGTGCTCGTGCCCTTTCCACACCAGGACACCCGGGCCATGGGCTTCATGACCGGCGAGATCACCCTGCCCAGCGGCGAACGCATGGCCACCGTCTTCGTGCCCACCACCCCCAACCCGACCACGGGTTTCCTCCAAATGTTTCCGCTCGCGGATGTCTACCCGCTGGAAGCCGATTCCGACGAAGCCTTCCAGTTCATCATGTCGGCCGGTATTCTGCGCCCGCCCGCGCTCCGCGAGAAGGACACTCCGTGA
- a CDS encoding N-acetyltransferase codes for MVRKPKLTEVVAIKALLDEAVAQGSVLPRALPELYENVRDFYVYTDENGLGGCVALHIDMIDLAEVRSLVVAQRLRGRGIGEQLVEAVLREAQSLNIARVYALTRVPGFFQRVHFHEVDKLELPYKVFKDCTRCRLFPGCDEIAMVRDLPVLGEEELLARDAAALNPAKE; via the coding sequence ATGGTTCGAAAGCCCAAACTTACCGAAGTCGTCGCCATCAAGGCCCTGCTCGACGAGGCGGTGGCCCAGGGCAGCGTCCTGCCGCGCGCGCTCCCGGAACTCTACGAGAACGTCCGGGATTTCTATGTATACACCGATGAAAACGGGCTGGGCGGCTGCGTCGCGCTGCACATCGACATGATCGATCTGGCCGAAGTGCGTTCCCTGGTCGTCGCGCAGCGCCTGCGCGGGCGCGGGATCGGCGAACAGCTTGTGGAGGCCGTGCTGCGCGAGGCACAGAGCCTCAACATCGCGCGCGTCTACGCCCTGACCCGGGTGCCCGGCTTCTTCCAGCGCGTGCACTTCCACGAAGTCGATAAGCTCGAGTTGCCCTACAAGGTGTTCAAGGACTGCACGCGGTGCCGGCTTTTCCCGGGCTGCGACGAAATCGCGATGGTGCGCGACCTTCCCGTGCTCGGCGAGGAGGAATTGCTCGCGCGGGACGCCGCCGCCCTCAACCCGGCAAAGGAGTAG
- a CDS encoding SUMF1/EgtB/PvdO family nonheme iron enzyme, with product MRHAFAPFIALALAAAGAACAETLVRAFPGAEGFGAATPGGRGGALHFVTTLDDYIPGEEDPIPGSFRAAASAKGPRYILFRTSGTIDLKADLWIREPFVTIAGQTAPGGGIAFRDYQVVLATHDVILRHLRFRSGDRTKKEQMAVGIFGGNNSIIDHCSMSWAIDEVMSSFGSVHNLTVQWSIIAEGLSHSFHPKGEHSKGSILGGDGGITIHHSIYAHNAARNARVNNIVLDFRNNIVYNWGYRGGYTSGGPAHVNYINNYFQAGPSTRNTVRTLVFEPADDAPRLFFDGNVLASGPEQTADNRLLIRPPRGVDADAFRAVVSVAGPFDVPPVTTDPAGVARDRVLAKAGAILPRRDQADARLIEEIRTGAGRIIDSPDEVGGWPALEAADPPADRDHDGMPDEWEAAHRLDPEYPDDYLADPDGDGYPNIEEYLNGTDPNAPEPEVALDAETFRAIQRAAKDRCAEAASAFAARRDAENRQRDADRQAMLDAMDIRIEPRDGAIQRVQLGAAAHFDLVPIPAGSFLMGTPPEEGGAPNERPQQPVTISRDFYLGATAITNAQFVAIMGPTERRTREGEENHPAHEVTWFEAVEFCRLIGEKTGRTFRLPTEAEWEYACRAGTSTAFYTGDTITSDQANFDAQAATRFNPAGAYHGKPVAVAQYPPNPWGLYDMHGNQAEYCLDNVGRKYTTEPATDPQGPPGDGAKVLRGGQAKSKAEFIRSAARYGYAPGVGYGFRVVLESDTNPTPLN from the coding sequence ATGCGCCACGCTTTTGCCCCGTTCATCGCCCTGGCCCTCGCGGCCGCCGGCGCCGCCTGTGCGGAAACCCTCGTTCGGGCCTTTCCCGGCGCGGAGGGCTTCGGCGCCGCCACCCCGGGCGGGCGCGGCGGCGCGCTCCACTTCGTCACCACCCTCGACGACTATATCCCCGGCGAGGAGGACCCGATCCCGGGCAGCTTCCGCGCCGCGGCCTCGGCTAAAGGACCGCGCTATATCCTCTTCCGCACCAGCGGCACAATCGACCTCAAGGCCGATCTCTGGATACGGGAACCCTTCGTAACGATTGCCGGACAGACCGCGCCGGGCGGCGGCATCGCGTTCCGCGACTACCAGGTGGTCCTCGCCACGCACGACGTGATCCTGCGGCATCTCCGCTTCCGTTCCGGCGATCGCACGAAGAAAGAGCAGATGGCCGTCGGCATCTTCGGCGGAAACAACAGCATCATTGACCATTGCAGCATGAGCTGGGCCATCGACGAGGTCATGAGTAGCTTCGGGAGCGTCCACAATCTCACCGTCCAGTGGAGCATCATCGCCGAGGGCCTCTCGCACTCCTTCCACCCCAAGGGCGAGCACAGCAAGGGCTCCATCCTCGGCGGGGACGGCGGCATCACCATCCACCACAGCATCTACGCGCACAACGCAGCCCGGAACGCGCGCGTGAACAACATCGTGCTCGATTTCCGGAATAACATCGTCTACAACTGGGGTTACCGCGGCGGCTACACCTCCGGCGGCCCGGCCCACGTGAACTACATCAACAACTACTTCCAGGCCGGCCCCTCCACGCGAAACACCGTCCGGACCCTCGTCTTCGAACCCGCGGACGATGCGCCCCGCCTCTTTTTCGATGGCAACGTGCTTGCCAGCGGACCGGAACAGACGGCTGACAACCGGCTGCTCATCCGCCCGCCGCGCGGGGTGGACGCCGACGCCTTCCGCGCGGTGGTGTCGGTCGCGGGTCCCTTTGATGTCCCGCCCGTAACCACCGATCCCGCCGGCGTCGCGCGCGATCGCGTCCTGGCGAAAGCCGGCGCCATCCTGCCCCGCCGCGACCAGGCCGATGCGCGCCTCATCGAAGAAATCCGCACCGGCGCCGGGCGCATCATCGATTCACCGGACGAAGTGGGGGGCTGGCCCGCGCTTGAGGCGGCGGACCCACCCGCCGATCGCGACCACGACGGCATGCCGGACGAATGGGAAGCCGCCCACCGCCTGGACCCCGAATACCCGGACGATTACCTCGCCGATCCGGATGGCGATGGCTACCCGAACATCGAGGAATACCTGAACGGTACCGATCCGAATGCCCCCGAGCCAGAAGTCGCGCTGGACGCCGAAACCTTCCGCGCTATCCAGCGGGCCGCGAAGGATCGTTGCGCCGAGGCCGCGTCCGCCTTCGCCGCGCGCCGAGACGCCGAAAATCGGCAGCGGGACGCCGACCGCCAGGCAATGCTCGACGCCATGGACATCCGCATCGAGCCGCGCGACGGCGCTATCCAGCGGGTCCAACTCGGCGCCGCCGCCCATTTCGACCTCGTCCCGATTCCAGCTGGATCGTTCCTGATGGGCACTCCGCCCGAAGAGGGCGGCGCGCCCAACGAGCGCCCCCAACAGCCCGTCACCATCAGCCGCGACTTCTATCTCGGCGCGACCGCCATCACCAACGCGCAGTTCGTCGCGATCATGGGACCCACCGAGCGGCGCACCCGGGAAGGCGAGGAAAACCACCCCGCGCACGAAGTTACCTGGTTCGAGGCCGTCGAATTCTGCCGCCTTATCGGCGAGAAGACGGGCCGGACATTCCGCCTGCCCACCGAAGCGGAATGGGAGTACGCCTGCCGCGCCGGCACGTCAACCGCCTTTTACACAGGCGACACGATCACTTCGGATCAGGCCAATTTCGACGCCCAGGCGGCCACACGCTTCAACCCGGCCGGCGCCTACCACGGCAAGCCGGTCGCCGTCGCCCAGTACCCGCCCAACCCCTGGGGCCTTTACGACATGCACGGGAACCAGGCGGAATACTGCCTCGACAACGTCGGTCGGAAATACACCACCGAGCCCGCAACCGACCCCCAGGGCCCGCCGGGCGACGGCGCCAAAGTCCTGCGCGGCGGCCAGGCCAAAAGCAAGGCCGAATTCATCCGCTCCGCCGCCCGCTACGGCTACGCCCCCGGCGTCGGCTACGGCTTCCGCGTGGTCCTGGAAAGCGACACGAACCCGACACCCTTGAATTGA
- a CDS encoding calcium/sodium antiporter, translating into MIALNLFIILGSVALLTLGAELFVRGASMLALRLGISPLFVGLTIVGFGTSAPELGASLSATLAGSTGISIGNVIGSNIFNFAFILGATALVRPIAIAFPAVRRDLFVAVGVCAVPVAGYFMGAVNRPLGFLCLVALALYLASAYFKDRAAQASIQARAEEEVESALITADPRALSAGRFWLQVALGLAGLALLVLGSRAFVYGASELARAMGVSELIIGLTIVACGTSLPELVTSIVAAWRGNSDVAVGNCIGSNIFNILGILGVCAAVAPQPVDAEAAYIGLPVMIAFSILLVPFIRSGSVLSRREGAVMLAGFALYTAVLVIRAGA; encoded by the coding sequence GTGATCGCCCTGAACCTGTTCATTATTTTGGGTTCCGTAGCTTTACTCACCCTCGGCGCCGAGCTCTTCGTACGCGGCGCCTCCATGCTCGCACTGCGTCTCGGCATTTCGCCCCTCTTCGTCGGCCTCACCATCGTCGGCTTCGGCACCTCGGCGCCCGAACTCGGCGCAAGCCTCTCCGCCACGCTCGCCGGCAGCACCGGCATCAGCATCGGCAACGTCATCGGTTCGAACATATTCAATTTTGCCTTCATCCTCGGCGCCACCGCACTCGTTCGCCCCATCGCCATCGCCTTTCCCGCCGTCCGGCGCGACCTCTTTGTCGCCGTCGGCGTCTGCGCCGTGCCGGTTGCGGGCTATTTCATGGGCGCCGTCAACCGCCCCCTGGGCTTCCTCTGCCTGGTCGCCCTCGCACTCTATCTCGCCAGCGCCTACTTCAAGGATCGCGCCGCGCAGGCTTCCATCCAGGCGCGCGCGGAGGAGGAAGTGGAGTCCGCACTGATAACCGCCGATCCCCGCGCGCTGTCCGCGGGCCGGTTCTGGCTCCAGGTCGCGCTCGGCCTGGCGGGGCTCGCGCTCCTGGTGCTCGGGTCGCGCGCCTTCGTATACGGCGCCTCCGAACTCGCCCGCGCGATGGGGGTCTCCGAATTGATCATCGGCCTCACCATCGTCGCCTGCGGCACCTCCCTGCCGGAACTCGTCACCTCCATCGTCGCCGCCTGGCGCGGCAATTCCGATGTCGCCGTGGGCAACTGCATCGGCTCGAACATCTTCAATATCCTCGGCATTCTCGGCGTCTGCGCCGCAGTCGCGCCCCAGCCGGTGGACGCCGAAGCCGCCTACATCGGCCTCCCCGTCATGATCGCGTTCTCCATCCTGCTCGTGCCCTTCATCCGCTCCGGCAGCGTTCTTTCCCGGCGCGAAGGCGCGGTGATGCTCGCGGGCTTCGCGCTTTACACCGCCGTGCTCGTAATCCGCGCGGGCGCTTGA
- a CDS encoding type II toxin-antitoxin system HicB family antitoxin codes for MKDLLSYKGYEARLEYDTGSDEFFGIVTNIPDTIHFQGRSIDELREEFKNSVEAYLAHCKKIGKAPQKPYSGKFVLRVSPDLHRRLAEAARKNDESLNALASRALESSPLLGSE; via the coding sequence GTGAAAGACCTACTTTCCTACAAGGGCTATGAAGCCCGCCTCGAGTACGATACGGGGAGCGATGAGTTTTTTGGCATCGTAACGAACATCCCCGATACCATTCATTTCCAGGGCCGCTCAATCGATGAATTGCGCGAGGAGTTCAAGAATTCCGTTGAAGCGTATCTGGCCCACTGCAAGAAAATCGGTAAGGCGCCCCAGAAACCGTACTCTGGAAAATTCGTGCTGCGGGTCTCTCCCGATTTGCACCGGCGGCTTGCGGAAGCGGCGCGCAAGAATGACGAAAGCCTGAATGCGCTCGCTTCCCGGGCGCTGGAATCCTCGCCCTTGCTCGGCAGCGAATAG
- a CDS encoding ABC transporter ATP-binding protein — protein sequence MLSAAPNGEPVAPRPDRPRGSAVRVYGRLLSYAWRYKFRLAVSLLFALTVAVSFTAMLFTVREVVNITYYDPATSEKEDPQELIAAQIRKLNRNIEGAIELLPGSFWEQYLQPPRQLEPRFRTMVDSMRADKVNAIKITCIALIIVFVGVGVAKFFQEFLGGSVSAYISTDLARQMYENLMMQSVGFFETRTTGDVLARFTNDIFMVNRGLEGVLVKFMREPILAVFFLGFALLTDPVLTLIGICGFPLVFLILAKIGMKMRKSVRRSLEKISSMASVVHETVNGISIVKVFTMEPYEVERVRAETSRLRRHLFQMVRLHAATGPSTEFILVLGVAAFLMGAALRIDSGDLTPGQALALLISLAMLLDPIRKLSAVNNLVQTSIASAERVFEFIDLKPEVDERAGAPDLPPLVEGIHFDNVSFGYLPGTPVLKNISLHVRKGETVALVGPSGSGKSTLVKLIPRFYDVREGAIRIDNTDIRTVSARSLRDQISLVTQDTILFAETVRENIAAGRPDYSDEQIRQAARAANAAEFIEKLPNGYDTRLDEAGTTLSGGQRQRLAIARAFIKDPSILILDEATSSLDSESERLIQDALEHFLEGRTAFVIAHRLSTIQRADRILVIEDGRIVEDGNHAALLARGGIYTRLYRTQFGGGEEA from the coding sequence ATGCTGTCTGCTGCCCCAAATGGCGAGCCCGTCGCACCCCGCCCCGACCGTCCCCGCGGTTCGGCCGTCCGTGTCTATGGACGCCTGCTGAGCTACGCCTGGCGCTACAAGTTCCGGCTCGCCGTCTCCCTCCTCTTCGCCCTGACCGTGGCCGTTTCGTTCACCGCCATGCTCTTCACCGTGCGCGAGGTGGTGAATATCACCTATTACGACCCCGCCACCAGCGAAAAGGAAGACCCCCAGGAGCTCATCGCCGCCCAGATCCGCAAGCTGAACCGGAACATTGAGGGGGCCATCGAACTCCTTCCCGGTAGCTTCTGGGAACAGTACCTCCAGCCCCCGCGCCAGCTTGAGCCCCGGTTCCGCACCATGGTCGATTCCATGCGCGCGGACAAAGTGAACGCAATCAAAATTACCTGCATCGCCCTCATTATCGTCTTCGTCGGCGTCGGCGTCGCCAAGTTTTTCCAGGAGTTCCTCGGCGGTTCCGTCAGCGCGTACATCTCCACGGATCTCGCCCGACAGATGTACGAAAACCTTATGATGCAGTCGGTCGGCTTCTTCGAGACGCGCACCACCGGCGACGTGCTCGCACGCTTCACCAACGATATTTTCATGGTCAATCGCGGCCTCGAAGGCGTCCTGGTCAAGTTTATGCGTGAGCCCATCCTCGCGGTATTCTTCCTCGGTTTCGCCCTCCTGACCGATCCCGTGCTGACCCTCATCGGCATTTGCGGCTTTCCCCTGGTCTTCCTCATCCTGGCGAAGATCGGCATGAAAATGCGCAAGAGCGTCCGGCGCTCGCTCGAGAAGATTTCGAGCATGGCCTCGGTGGTGCACGAGACGGTGAACGGCATCAGCATCGTCAAGGTGTTCACGATGGAGCCCTACGAAGTTGAACGCGTTCGAGCCGAGACCAGCCGGCTTCGACGACACCTCTTCCAGATGGTCCGACTCCACGCCGCCACCGGGCCCAGCACCGAATTCATCCTTGTCCTCGGCGTCGCCGCCTTCCTCATGGGCGCCGCCCTCCGCATCGACAGCGGCGACCTCACCCCCGGCCAGGCCCTGGCGCTCCTCATCTCACTCGCCATGCTGCTCGATCCCATCCGCAAGCTCTCCGCGGTGAACAACCTGGTGCAGACCAGCATCGCCAGCGCGGAGCGCGTCTTCGAATTCATCGATCTCAAGCCCGAAGTGGACGAACGCGCGGGTGCGCCGGATCTGCCCCCCCTGGTGGAAGGCATCCACTTCGACAACGTATCCTTTGGCTACCTGCCCGGGACCCCGGTCCTGAAAAACATCTCGTTGCACGTCCGCAAGGGCGAGACCGTCGCGCTGGTTGGCCCGAGCGGCTCCGGCAAGAGCACGCTGGTGAAACTCATCCCGCGCTTCTACGATGTGCGGGAAGGCGCCATCCGCATTGACAACACCGACATCCGGACGGTCTCCGCGCGCAGCCTGCGCGACCAGATCAGCCTCGTCACCCAGGACACGATCCTCTTCGCGGAGACGGTCCGCGAGAACATCGCGGCGGGCCGCCCGGACTACAGCGACGAGCAGATTCGGCAGGCGGCGCGGGCCGCGAACGCCGCCGAGTTCATCGAAAAGCTGCCGAACGGCTACGACACACGGCTCGACGAGGCCGGCACGACCCTCTCCGGCGGCCAGCGGCAGCGCCTGGCCATCGCCCGGGCCTTTATCAAGGATCCGAGTATCCTGATCCTCGACGAGGCGACCTCCAGCCTCGATTCGGAGAGCGAGCGCCTGATTCAGGACGCATTGGAGCATTTCCTCGAAGGGCGCACCGCCTTTGTCATCGCACACCGCCTCTCCACCATCCAGCGCGCGGACCGTATACTCGTGATCGAGGACGGGCGTATCGTGGAGGACGGCAACCACGCCGCGCTCCTGGCCCGGGGCGGCATCTACACCCGGCTGTACCGCACCCAGTTCGGCGGTGGGGAGGAGGCCTGA
- a CDS encoding 4Fe-4S binding protein, producing MAHAILAEKCVQCDACRLACPRWAISNSATENTYVIDQDKCNDCSNMSAVRCVPHCPVDAIILN from the coding sequence ATGGCTCATGCGATTCTTGCGGAAAAATGTGTGCAGTGCGATGCGTGCCGGCTGGCGTGCCCCCGCTGGGCGATCAGCAACTCGGCGACGGAGAACACCTATGTCATCGATCAGGACAAGTGCAACGACTGCAGCAATATGTCGGCCGTGCGCTGCGTGCCGCATTGCCCGGTGGACGCGATCATCCTGAACTGA
- a CDS encoding DUF3793 family protein gives MSEDLEYWKNRCAALNLCDPAVRWALVNAGSVFMGGKSGELLNLDLGQFDQPATQSLRALHRLARTWGLRLATVHARGLSRKIVIYDPRAVQRDLSAVPGWALRRLGYPASVDAGEFFRRIRARWRMSGAIPHEIGFGLGYPCKDVLGFMGLVSLDQTAECGWRVYGNPRPSLERGARFARARALACACIA, from the coding sequence ATGTCCGAGGACTTGGAGTACTGGAAGAATCGCTGCGCCGCCCTTAACTTGTGCGATCCCGCCGTGCGCTGGGCGCTCGTCAACGCGGGATCGGTCTTCATGGGCGGAAAAAGCGGCGAACTGCTCAACCTGGACCTGGGCCAGTTTGACCAGCCCGCCACACAATCCCTGCGCGCCCTGCACCGGCTGGCCAGGACGTGGGGCCTGCGTCTGGCGACCGTGCACGCCCGGGGCCTCTCTCGCAAGATCGTGATCTACGACCCGCGCGCCGTGCAGCGCGACCTTAGCGCCGTACCCGGCTGGGCCCTGCGGCGGCTCGGCTACCCGGCAAGCGTGGATGCGGGCGAATTCTTTCGGCGCATTCGCGCGCGCTGGCGCATGTCGGGCGCGATCCCGCACGAGATCGGGTTTGGCCTCGGCTATCCGTGCAAGGATGTCCTGGGCTTCATGGGTCTCGTTTCGCTCGACCAGACCGCGGAATGCGGCTGGCGGGTCTACGGCAACCCCCGGCCCTCGCTGGAGCGCGGAGCGCGTTTTGCGCGGGCCCGCGCCCTGGCATGCGCCTGTATCGCGTGA